One window from the genome of Glycine soja cultivar W05 chromosome 12, ASM419377v2, whole genome shotgun sequence encodes:
- the LOC114378001 gene encoding cell wall integrity and stress response component 1, with translation MDEKWKVSKKEAGSSTSSSKSSLFSRSCSTRGSSSSSSSNSPLLIRSLSQKSSSTSKTTIPRSFSQKNPSIGKKCTSIAKEHKARFYIMRRCVAMLVCWHKHGDS, from the coding sequence ATGGATGAAAAGTGGAAGGTGTCAAAGAAGGAAGCAGGTTCAAGCACATCATCCAGCAAGTCATCATTGTTCTCAAGGAGTTGCTCAACAAGaggctcttcttcttcttcttcttcaaactCCCCTCTCTTGATCAGGAGCTTATCCCAAAAGAGTTCCTCCACTTCCAAAACCACTATTCCTAGGAGCTTCTCACAGAAGAACCCCTCCATTGGTAAGAAGTGCACCAGCATAGCTAAGGAACACAAAGCCAGATTTTACATCATGAGGAGGTGTGTAGCCATGTTAGTTTGCTGGCACAAGCATGGGGATTCTTGA
- the LOC114378567 gene encoding laccase-2-like, producing the protein MTTTIPSSHSFFVAFLFATSFLWSFPEFALATSKHGSVTRHYKFDIRLRNITRLCHTKSMVTVNGKFPGPRVVAREGDRIVVKVVNHVPNNVSIHWHGVRQLQSGWADGPSYITQCPIQTGQSYVYNFTIVGQRGTLFWHAHISWLRATLYGPLILLPRRNESYPFEKPYKEVPILFGEWWNADPEAVIAQALQTGAGPNVSDAYTFNGLPGPLYNCSNNETDTETDTFRLKVKPGKTYLLRLINAALNDELFFSIANHTLVTVEADATYVKPFESEIIVIGPGQTSNFLLKTKPEYPNVNFLMLARPYFTGMGTFDNSTVAGILEYKKPLVAPKNTIPTLKPSLPAINDTSFVANFSSKFLSLNTDKYPAKVPQTVDKSFFFTIGLGTSPCPKNQTCQGPNNSSKFAASMNNISFTLPSIALLQQHFFGQANNGIYTTDFPAMPLMPFNYTGTPPNNTRVSNGTKTVVIPFNTRVQVVLQDTSILGAESHPLHLHGFNFYVVGQGFGNFNPNTDPPKFNLVDPVERNTVGVPSGGWVAIRFLADNPGVWLMHCHFDVHLSWGLRMAWIVEDGKLPNQKLPPPPADLPKC; encoded by the exons ATGACCACAACTATTCCTTCATCACATTCATTTTTTGTGGCATTCCTCTTTGCCACCAGCTTCCTTTGGTCTTTTCCCGAATTTGCTCTCGCTACTTCAAAGCATGGAAGTGTCACAAGGCACTACAAGTTTGAT ATAAGGCTGAGAAACATTACGAGGCTGTGCCACACGAAGAGCATGGTTACCGTGAACGGAAAGTTCCCTGGGCCTAGAGTTGTTGCAAGAGAAGGTGACAGAATAGTGGTAAAGGTGGTTAATCATGTTCCCAACAATGTCAGCATACACTG GCATGGAGTGAGACAGCTTCAAAGTGGATGGGCAGATGGTCCATCTTACATAACTCAATGCCCCATTCAAACTGGCCAGAGTTATGTGTACAACTTCACAATTGTTGGACAAAGAGGAACCCTCTTCTGGCATGCTCACATTTCATGGTTAAGAGCCACTCTCTATGGACCCCTAATCCTCCTCCCTAGGCGCAACGAATCTTACCCATTTGAGAAACCCTACAAGGAAGTTCCCATCCTCTTTG GTGAGTGGTGGAATGCTGATCCAGAGGCTGTTATTGCACAAGCCCTTCAGACAGGGGCTGGCCCAAATGTCTCTGATGCCTACACTTTTAACGGTCTTCCTGGACCCCTCTACAATTGCTCCAACAACG AGACAGACACAGAAACCGACACGTTCAGGTTAAAGGTGAAGCCAGGGAAGACATATCTTCTTCGTTTGATCAATGCTGCACTCAATGATGAACTCTTTTTCAGCATTGCAAACCACACCTTGGTAACTGTTGAAGCTGATGCTACTTACGTTAAACCTTTCGAGTCAGAGATCATCGTAATAGGGCCAGGACAAACCTCAAACTTTCTGTTAAAGACAAAACCTGAGTACCCAAATGTCAATTTCTTGATGCTAGCAAGACCATATTTCACTGGCATGGGAACTTTCGACAATTCCACAGTTGCTGGCATTCTTGAGTACAAGAAACCGCTTGTTGCTCCAAAAAACACTATTCCCACTTTGAAACCCTCTCTTCCAGCCATCAATGACACTTCCTTCGTTGCCAACTTCAGCAGTAAATTCCTCAGTTTGAACACTGACAAGTACCCTGCAAAGGTGCCTCAAACCGTTGACAAGAGCTTCTTCTTCACAATTGGACTTGGAACAAGTCCTTGCCCCAAAAACCAAACATGCCAAGGACCAAACAACAGTTCAAAGTTTGCGGCCTCAATGAACAATATATCCTTCACTCTTCCTTCCATAGCACTTCTTCAGCAACATTTCTTCGGCCAAGCTAATAATGGCATTTACACCACTGATTTCCCTGCCATGCCACTCATGCCATTCAACTACACGGGGACCCCACCGAACAACACAAGGGTCAGTAATGGAACAAAGACTGTGGTGATACCCTTTAACACAAGGGTGCAAGTGGTGCTCCAAGACACTAGCATTTTGGGAGCTGAGAGCCACCCTTTGCACCTTCATGGCTTTAACTTCTATGTTGTGGGTCAAGGCTTTGGGAACTTTAATCCTAACACTGACCCTCCAAAATTCAACCTTGTTGACCCCGTTGAAAGGAACACTGTTGGTGTGCCCTCTGGTGGTTGGGTTGCAATCAGATTCCTTGCTGACAACCCAG GTGTTTGGCTAATGCATTGCCATTTTGATGTCCACCTTAGTTGGGGGTTGAGGATGGCTTGGATTGTTGAGGATGGGAAGCTACCTAATCAGAAGTTGCCTCCTCCACCAGCTGATCTCCCTAAGTGTTGA